Proteins from a genomic interval of Centroberyx gerrardi isolate f3 chromosome 23, fCenGer3.hap1.cur.20231027, whole genome shotgun sequence:
- the med11 gene encoding mediator of RNA polymerase II transcription subunit 11 — translation MANERLRALEEVEKEIATTLQCAGNIVLELSKDKHNASFLDRQLVQFQSSVNRVENELSGQIRYLTQVATGQPHEGSTYSARKDCQMALNRAEYAKVKLGELGRTCEIMLDQQT, via the exons ATGGCTAACGAGCGACTGCGAGctctggaggaggtggagaaggagataGCGACGACCCTCCAGTGTGCCG GTAATATTGTTCTGGAGCTTTCCAAAGACAAGCACAACGCCAGCTTCCTGGACAGACAACTGGTCCAGTTCCAGAGCTCCGTCAACAGAGTGGAGAACGAGCTGAGCGGCCAGATCCGCTACCTCACACAG GTAGCTACTGGTCAGCCTCATGAAGGCTCCACATACTCAGCCAGGAAGGACTGTCAGATGGCACTGAACAGAGCCGAGTATGCCAAGGTCAAACTGGGAGAACTGGGACGGACCTGTGAAATCATGCTGGACCAACAGACataa